One segment of Trachemys scripta elegans isolate TJP31775 chromosome 1, CAS_Tse_1.0, whole genome shotgun sequence DNA contains the following:
- the LOC117871371 gene encoding olfactory receptor 1019-like — MAERNHTMVTEFIFVGFTDHPDLQIPLFMLFLVMYVVSLMGNLGMIALIMVETRLHTPMYFFLSQMSIVDIGYYTAIAPRMLMTFVAETRTIPLIECAAQLFFVCFFVTNECCLLAVIAYDRFKAICNPLLYRAIMSKRHCVLLVAGTYVCGSVNSVVQTLFIFSLSFCSSNVVNHFFCDVPPMLKLSCSDTHVTDLVLFTFSTVIGTTTFLGVLISYMCILLAILRIRSAKGRRKTFSTCASHLTVVIMFYGTLICIYLRPSSSYVMDQDKVTSVFYALVIPMLKPLIYSLRNKEVNDAFKRVIYKKIFSWSL, encoded by the coding sequence ATGGCAGAGAGAAACCACACTATGGTGACCGAGTTCATTTTCGTAGGATTCACAGATCATCCAGATCTACAGATCCCCCTCTTTATGTTGTTCCTAGTGATGTATGTGGTCAGCCTGATGGGGAATCTTGGGATGATAGCGTTAATCATGGTTGAAACCCGACTTCATACCCCCATGTACTTTTTCCTAAGCCAGATGTCCATTGTAGATATTGGATATTACACTGCCATAGCTCCCAGGATGCTAATGACCTTTGTAGCAGAGACTAGAACCATTCCTTTGATTGAGTGTGCGGCACAACTATTCTTCGTCTGTTTCTTTGTGACCAATGAATGTTGCCTCCTGGCTGTGATTGCGTATGACCGCTTCAAAGCTATCTGTAATCCACTGCTATACAGAGCCATTATGTCCAAGAGACACTGTGTCCTGTTAGTGGCTGGTACATATGTATGTGGCTCTGTGAATTCAGTTGTGCAAACTCTATTTATATTCAGTCTGTCCTTCTGCAGCTCCAATGTTGtcaaccatttcttctgtgatgtGCCCCCCATGCTGAAGCTGTCCTGTTCTGACACCCATGTCACTGACCTTGTACTTTTCACTTTCTCTACTGTAATTGGAACGACTACTTTCCTGGGTGTCCTAATCTCCTACATGTGCATCCTTCTGGCCATTCTCAGGATCCGTTCTGCCAAGGGGAGACGCAAAACCTTTTCCACCTGCGCCTCCCACCTGACAGTCGTCATTATGTTTTATGGGACGCtgatatgtatatatttaagaCCCAGTTCTAGCTACGTGATGGACCAAGACAAGGTTACCTCTGTGTTTTATGCCCTCGTGATCCCCATGTTGAAACCCCTGATCTACAGCCTGCGAAACAAGGAGGTAAATGATGCCTTTAAAAGGGTGATATACAAGAAGATTTTTTCTTGGTCATTATAA
- the LOC117871372 gene encoding olfactory receptor 1052-like, with the protein MAEGNHSMVTQFILLGLTDRQELQIPLFAAFLAIYILTLVGNLGMIVLIRVDPRLHSPMYFFLSNLSVVDLCYSSVFAPRMLVNFLVGSKSISYSACIAQHFSFVVFVTTEGFLLAVMACDSYVTICNPLLYTAVMSKRVCIHLVASSYVGGLVNSLTHTCGLLRLSFCGPNIINHYFCDTNLLLKLACSDNHINEILLVTFSGVIAMSTLLFVIISYLYILFSILRICSAKGRLKAFSPCASHLTAVTMFYGPVSLSHIQPSSSYSLEQEKISAVFYTLVVPMLNPLIYSLRNKEVKDALKRVIDWKNIPS; encoded by the coding sequence ATGGCTGAGGGCAATCACAGCATGGTGACCCAGTTCATCCTCCTGGGGCTGACGGATCGTCAGGAGCTGCAGATACCCCTCTTCGCGGCGTTCCTGGCGATCTACATTCTTACGCTGGTTGGGAATCTTGGGATGATTGTGTTGATCAGGGTTGATCCCCGACTCCAttcccccatgtacttcttcctcagTAACCTGTCTGTGGTTGACCTCTGCTACTCCTCAGTCTTCGCTCCAAGGATGCTGGTGAATTTCTTAGTGGGGAGTAAAAGCATTTCTTACTCTGCCTGTATTGCCCAACACTTCTCTTTTGTCGTGTTTGTGACCACAGAAGGGTTCCTGCTGGCCGTGATGGCGTGTGACAGCTATGTAACCATCTGTAACCCTCTGCTCTACACCGCTGTTATGTCTAAGAGAGTCTGTATTCATCTAGTGGCCAGCTCATATGTAGGGGGGCTCGTGAACTCACTGACCCACACATGTGGCTTGCTGAGGTTGTCGTTCTGTGGGCCCAACATCATCAATCATTACTTTTGTGACACTAACCTATTGCTGAAGCTTGCCTGCTCTGATAACCACATCAATGAGATTTTGCTTGTAACGTTCTCTGGAGTTATTGCCATGTCCACCCTCCTGTTTGTCATAATCTCTTATCTGTACATCCTCTTCTCTATCCTGAGGATCTGCTCCGCCAAGGGCAGGCTCAAAGCCTTCTCCCCCTGTGCCTCTCATCTGACAGCTGTCACCATGTTCTATGGACCTGTGAGCTTAAGCCACATACAACCCAGTTCCAGCTACTCACTGGAACAGGAGAAAATCTCTGCTGTGTTTTATACCCTGGTGGTCCCCATGTTGAACCCCCtgatctacagcctgaggaacaaggaggttAAGGATGCTCTTAAGAGGGTGATAGACTGGAAAAACATTCCCAGCTAA